A genomic region of Aureimonas populi contains the following coding sequences:
- a CDS encoding alpha-D-glucose phosphate-specific phosphoglucomutase: MTIRTVATTPFDDQKPGTSGLRKKVPHFQRENYAQNFIQSIFDAAGPGAGQSLVIGGDGRFFNAEVVRIAIRMAAAHGYGRLIVGQNGILSTPAASNLIRQRKASGGLILSASHNPGGPEGDFGIKYNVANGGPAPEGVTDAIYRRTREITEYRIAEEEAPDLSALGEHRLGDTVVEIVDPVADYAALMETLFDFDKIAAAIAGGLTLRFDAMHAVTGPYAREILERRLGAPEGTVLNGVPSEDFGGGHPDPNVVWAAPLVDLMMGPTAPDFGAASDGDGDRNMILGRGIVVTPSDSLAVLAANAHLAPGYRRGIAGIARSMPTSAAADRVAKARGLGIYETPTGWKFFGNLLDAGKVTICGEESAGTGSDHVREKDGLWAVLLWLNILAEKKQSVAEIVKSHWAEFGRNYYQRHDYEEVDAKAANGLMESLRDRLASMSGQRFGSLVVQEADDFSYRDPVDGSVSTGQGVRIVFSGGSRVVFRLSGTGTVGATLRVYLERFEPRPDLHDLPVEEALAELIETADSIGEIGKRTGRSGPDVRT; encoded by the coding sequence ATGACGATCCGCACGGTTGCGACCACCCCCTTCGACGACCAGAAGCCCGGCACCTCCGGCCTGCGCAAGAAGGTCCCGCATTTCCAGCGGGAGAACTACGCGCAGAACTTCATCCAGTCGATCTTCGACGCCGCCGGGCCGGGGGCCGGCCAGAGCCTCGTCATCGGCGGCGACGGGCGCTTCTTCAACGCGGAGGTCGTGCGGATCGCCATCCGCATGGCGGCGGCGCACGGCTACGGGCGGCTCATCGTGGGGCAGAACGGCATCCTCTCCACGCCCGCCGCCTCCAACCTCATCCGCCAGCGCAAGGCTTCCGGCGGCCTCATCCTCTCGGCCAGCCACAATCCCGGCGGGCCGGAGGGTGATTTCGGCATCAAGTACAATGTGGCCAATGGCGGCCCCGCGCCGGAGGGCGTGACCGACGCCATCTACCGGCGCACCCGCGAGATCACCGAGTACCGGATCGCGGAGGAGGAGGCGCCTGACCTCTCGGCCCTTGGCGAGCACCGCCTCGGCGACACGGTGGTGGAGATCGTCGACCCCGTGGCCGACTATGCGGCCCTGATGGAGACGCTGTTCGACTTCGACAAGATCGCGGCGGCCATCGCCGGCGGGCTGACGCTGCGCTTCGACGCCATGCACGCCGTGACCGGCCCCTATGCCCGGGAGATCCTCGAGCGGCGCCTCGGCGCGCCGGAGGGCACGGTGCTGAACGGCGTGCCCTCCGAGGATTTCGGGGGCGGCCACCCGGACCCCAACGTGGTGTGGGCCGCGCCGCTGGTCGACCTCATGATGGGCCCGACCGCGCCCGATTTCGGCGCCGCCTCGGACGGCGACGGCGACCGCAACATGATCCTGGGGCGCGGCATCGTGGTCACGCCCTCCGATTCGCTGGCCGTGCTGGCGGCCAACGCGCATCTGGCGCCGGGCTACCGGCGCGGCATCGCGGGCATCGCACGCTCCATGCCCACGAGCGCGGCGGCCGACCGCGTGGCGAAGGCGCGCGGGCTCGGCATCTACGAGACGCCGACCGGCTGGAAGTTCTTCGGCAATCTGCTCGACGCGGGCAAGGTGACGATCTGCGGCGAGGAGAGCGCGGGCACCGGATCGGACCATGTGCGCGAGAAGGACGGGCTCTGGGCCGTGCTCCTGTGGCTGAACATCCTGGCCGAGAAGAAGCAGTCGGTGGCCGAGATCGTGAAAAGCCATTGGGCCGAGTTCGGCCGCAACTACTACCAGCGCCATGATTACGAGGAGGTGGACGCCAAGGCCGCCAACGGACTGATGGAGAGCCTGCGCGACCGCCTCGCCTCCATGTCCGGCCAGCGCTTCGGCTCGCTCGTGGTGCAGGAGGCCGACGACTTCTCCTATCGCGACCCCGTGGACGGCTCGGTCTCCACCGGCCAGGGCGTGCGCATCGTCTTCTCCGGCGGCTCGCGCGTCGTCTTCCGCCTGTCGGGCACCGGCACGGTGGGCGCCACGCTGCGCGTCTATCTGGAGCGCTTCGAGCCCCGCCCGGACCTCCACGACCTGCCGGTGGAGGAGGCGCTGGCCGAGCTGATCGAGACGGCCGATTCCATCGGCGAGATCGGCAAGCGCACGGGGCGAAGCGGGCCGGATGTGCGCACCTGA
- the glgA gene encoding glycogen synthase GlgA → MTRLLSVSSEVFPLVKTGGLADVAGALPGALAEVGVETRTLMPAYPGVLAKLGTAEPVHRFELLFGGPAMVLAARHGNVELLLLDAPHLYERPGGPYAGPGGYDHPDNWARFAALGKAAAEIGMGAVEGWRPDVVQAHDWQGALAPVYLAFAQGPRPKSMVTIHNLAFQGTFPHAVFPLLGLPDSAWSLEGVEYYGSVGFLKGGLHAADIVTTVSPSYAREIVTPEGGMGLDGLLRGRRDRLVGIVNGIDTDVWNPMSDPHIAAPFGPNAMEGRALNRRALAEEFSLEEADGPVLAVVSRLTWQKGMDVLVDALERIVHLGARLVVVGSGDRMLEGAFLAAQARHPGRVGVRIGYDELLAHRVQAGADALLVPSRFEPCGLTQLCALRYGCLPIVARVGGLADTVIDANFAALASGAATGFVFSPLDADALVAAVQRACELFGEPPAWRALQKQAMRSDVSWGASARRYAALYQSLINGENAAP, encoded by the coding sequence GTGACACGTCTCCTGTCCGTTTCCTCCGAGGTCTTTCCCCTCGTGAAGACGGGAGGGCTCGCGGATGTGGCCGGCGCGCTGCCGGGCGCGCTGGCGGAGGTGGGCGTCGAGACGCGCACTCTGATGCCGGCCTATCCCGGCGTGCTGGCGAAACTGGGCACCGCCGAGCCGGTGCACCGCTTCGAGCTACTCTTCGGCGGCCCGGCGATGGTGCTGGCGGCGCGCCATGGGAACGTGGAGCTGCTGCTGCTCGACGCGCCGCATCTCTACGAGCGCCCCGGCGGCCCCTATGCGGGCCCCGGCGGCTACGACCACCCGGACAACTGGGCGCGCTTCGCCGCGCTCGGCAAGGCGGCGGCCGAAATCGGCATGGGCGCGGTGGAAGGCTGGCGGCCGGACGTGGTGCAGGCGCATGACTGGCAGGGGGCGCTCGCGCCGGTCTATCTGGCCTTCGCGCAGGGCCCTCGCCCCAAATCCATGGTGACGATCCACAACCTCGCCTTCCAGGGCACCTTCCCCCACGCCGTGTTTCCGCTGCTGGGCCTGCCTGACAGCGCATGGTCGCTGGAGGGGGTCGAGTATTACGGCTCGGTCGGCTTCCTCAAGGGCGGCCTGCACGCGGCCGACATCGTCACCACCGTCAGCCCTTCCTATGCGCGCGAGATCGTCACGCCCGAAGGCGGCATGGGGCTGGACGGACTGCTGCGCGGGCGGCGGGACCGGCTGGTGGGCATCGTCAACGGCATCGACACCGATGTCTGGAACCCGATGAGCGATCCCCATATCGCCGCGCCCTTCGGGCCGAACGCCATGGAGGGCCGCGCGCTCAACCGGCGCGCGCTGGCGGAGGAGTTCTCGCTGGAGGAGGCGGACGGGCCGGTCCTGGCCGTCGTCAGCCGCCTGACCTGGCAGAAGGGCATGGACGTGCTGGTCGATGCGCTGGAACGGATCGTCCATCTCGGCGCGCGCCTCGTCGTGGTGGGCTCGGGCGACCGGATGCTGGAGGGCGCCTTCCTGGCCGCGCAGGCGCGCCACCCCGGCCGCGTGGGGGTGCGCATCGGCTATGACGAGCTTCTGGCGCATCGCGTGCAGGCGGGCGCGGACGCGCTTCTGGTGCCCTCGCGGTTCGAGCCCTGCGGCCTCACCCAGCTTTGCGCCCTGCGCTATGGATGCCTGCCGATCGTGGCGCGCGTCGGCGGGCTTGCCGACACGGTGATCGACGCCAATTTCGCGGCGCTGGCCTCCGGCGCGGCCACCGGCTTCGTCTTCTCCCCGCTCGACGCCGACGCGCTGGTGGCGGCGGTGCAGCGGGCCTGCGAGCTTTTCGGCGAGCCCCCCGCATGGCGCGCCCTGCAGAAACAGGCCATGAGAAGCGACGTTTCATGGGGCGCGAGCGCCAGGCGCTACGCCGCCCTCTACCAATCCCTCATCAACGGCGAGAACGCGGCACCATGA
- the glgC gene encoding glucose-1-phosphate adenylyltransferase, translating into MQQNHRAAPIARDTMAYVLAGGRGSRLMELTDTRAKPAVYFGGKTRIIDFALSNAINSGIRRIGVATQYKAHSLIRHLHRGWNFLRPGRNESFDVLPASQRVSEDQWYAGTADAVYQNLDIIEDYAPRYMVILAGDHIYKMDYEIMLQAHVDSGADVTVGCLEVPRMEAVGFGVMHVDETGRITDFIEKPADPPSIPGRPDTALASMGIYVFDTKFLAEQLRRDAADPASSRDFGKDIIPHVVRHGTAYAHSFNTSVVKSEGEADAYWRDVGTVDAYWQANIDLTDVVPPLDIYDRDWPIWTYADVTPPAKFVHDEEGRRGTAVSSLVSGDCIISGGSLSRSLLFTGVRQRSWSVLDHAVVLPHCLIGRGARVSRAVIDRGVRIPDGLVIGEDPELDAQRFRRTATGICLVTQPMIDRL; encoded by the coding sequence ATGCAGCAGAACCACCGCGCCGCGCCGATCGCGCGTGATACGATGGCCTATGTGCTTGCCGGCGGGCGCGGGTCTCGCCTGATGGAGCTGACGGACACGCGCGCCAAGCCCGCCGTCTATTTCGGCGGCAAGACGCGCATCATCGACTTCGCGCTCTCCAACGCCATCAATTCGGGCATAAGGCGCATCGGGGTGGCCACGCAGTACAAGGCCCACAGCCTGATCCGGCACCTGCATCGCGGCTGGAACTTCCTGCGGCCGGGCCGCAACGAAAGCTTCGACGTGCTGCCCGCCTCCCAGCGCGTTTCGGAAGACCAGTGGTATGCGGGCACCGCCGACGCGGTCTACCAGAATCTCGACATCATCGAGGACTACGCCCCGCGCTACATGGTGATCCTGGCGGGCGACCACATCTACAAGATGGACTACGAGATCATGCTTCAGGCCCATGTGGACTCGGGCGCCGACGTGACCGTCGGCTGCCTGGAGGTTCCGCGCATGGAGGCAGTGGGTTTCGGCGTGATGCATGTGGACGAGACCGGGCGCATCACAGACTTCATCGAGAAGCCCGCCGACCCGCCCTCCATTCCCGGCCGGCCGGACACGGCGCTGGCCTCCATGGGCATCTATGTCTTCGACACGAAATTCCTGGCCGAGCAGCTTCGCCGCGACGCCGCCGATCCGGCCTCCTCGCGTGATTTCGGCAAGGACATCATCCCCCATGTCGTGCGCCACGGCACGGCCTATGCGCATTCCTTCAACACCTCCGTCGTCAAGTCGGAGGGCGAGGCCGACGCCTATTGGCGGGACGTGGGAACGGTGGACGCCTACTGGCAGGCCAATATCGACCTGACGGACGTGGTGCCGCCGCTCGACATCTACGACCGCGACTGGCCCATCTGGACCTATGCGGACGTAACGCCGCCGGCCAAGTTCGTGCACGACGAGGAAGGGCGGCGCGGCACGGCGGTCTCCTCCCTGGTCTCGGGCGACTGCATCATCTCCGGCGGCTCGCTCTCCCGCTCGCTTCTCTTCACCGGGGTGCGCCAGCGCTCCTGGTCGGTGCTCGACCATGCGGTCGTGCTGCCCCATTGCCTGATCGGGCGGGGCGCGCGCGTCTCCCGCGCGGTGATCGACCGGGGTGTTCGCATCCCGGACGGGCTCGTCATCGGCGAGGACCCAGAGCTCGACGCGCAGCGCTTCCGCCGCACGGCGACCGGCATCTGCCTCGTCACGCAGCCCATGATCGACCGCCTGTGA
- a CDS encoding glycogen/starch/alpha-glucan phosphorylase, whose protein sequence is MSVTAQKQRTLKSEPRRNDADTLALEIVEKLTYSLGKTTDAARLHDWEQATALAVRDRIIDQWLTSSRKAREEGAKRVCYLSMEFLIGRLLRDAISNLGLTEPVSEALARYGVELDLVELLEPDAALGNGGLGRLAACFMESMASVGIPAFGYGIRYVHGFFRQEIVDGAQVELPETWLDHGNPWEFERRERSFEIGFGGKVSTLEEPGKATRYVWRPAERVLAVAYDTPVIGWRGGHANTLRLWGAHPLDPILLDTFNSGDHVGALVESNKAEAITRILYPADSHQAGQELRLRQEFFFSSASLQDIIRRHLTTNESLSNLADKVSIQLNDTHPAVSVAELMRLLVDVHQMDWDEAWAVTRATFSYTNHTLLPEALETWPVQLFERLLPRQMQIIYAINAEVIRGARAERDFSGEAVSAISLIDENNGRRVRMGQIAFVGSHSVNGVSGLHTELMKETVFGDLHRLYPERIQNKTNGVTPRRWLLQSNPGLTGLISEAIGDGFRDDIEKLIELDPLAQDAGFRERFAAVKRANKERLCAQIEDRLATSIDPSAIFDIQVKRIHEYKRQFLNVIEAVALYEQIRAHPEIDWTPRVKIFAGKAAPSYAQAKEIIRLAGDVSRVINSDPAVRNLLKVVFIPNYNVSLAEIIMPAADISEQISTAGLEASGTGNMKFALNGALTIGTLDGANVEMLEHLGEENIFIFGLKAGEVAELRRNGHTGRGAIEEQPLLRSALDSIASGVFCQDEPGRYSGLVDAIRDRDWWMIAADFKAYWDTQRRLDALWGDRAHWDAIAVRNTARMGWFSSDRAIREYARDIWHTPPSA, encoded by the coding sequence ATGTCCGTTACCGCACAGAAGCAGCGCACCCTGAAGTCCGAGCCCCGGCGCAACGACGCCGACACGCTGGCGCTGGAGATCGTGGAGAAGCTCACCTATTCCCTGGGCAAGACAACGGACGCCGCGCGCCTGCACGACTGGGAGCAGGCCACCGCGCTGGCGGTGCGCGACCGCATCATCGACCAGTGGCTGACCTCCAGCCGCAAGGCGCGCGAGGAGGGCGCCAAGCGCGTCTGCTACCTGTCGATGGAATTTCTCATCGGCCGCCTCCTGCGCGATGCGATCTCCAATCTCGGCCTGACCGAGCCGGTTTCCGAGGCGCTGGCGCGCTACGGCGTGGAGCTCGACCTCGTCGAGCTTCTGGAGCCGGACGCGGCGCTGGGCAACGGGGGCCTGGGGCGCCTTGCCGCCTGCTTCATGGAGTCCATGGCCTCGGTCGGCATCCCGGCCTTCGGCTACGGCATCCGCTACGTCCACGGCTTCTTCCGGCAGGAGATCGTGGACGGGGCGCAGGTGGAGCTGCCGGAAACCTGGCTCGACCACGGCAATCCGTGGGAGTTCGAGCGGCGCGAGCGGTCCTTCGAGATCGGCTTCGGCGGCAAGGTCTCGACGCTGGAGGAGCCCGGCAAGGCCACGCGCTATGTCTGGCGCCCGGCCGAGCGCGTGCTGGCCGTGGCCTACGACACGCCCGTCATCGGCTGGCGCGGCGGCCATGCCAACACGCTGCGCCTGTGGGGCGCCCATCCGCTGGACCCCATCCTGCTCGACACGTTCAATTCGGGCGACCATGTGGGCGCGCTGGTGGAATCCAACAAGGCCGAGGCGATCACCCGCATCCTCTACCCCGCCGATTCGCACCAGGCGGGGCAGGAGCTGCGCCTGCGGCAGGAGTTCTTCTTCTCCTCCGCCTCGCTGCAGGACATCATCCGCCGGCACCTGACGACCAATGAGAGCCTGTCGAACCTCGCCGACAAGGTGTCCATCCAGCTCAACGACACGCATCCCGCCGTGTCGGTGGCCGAGCTGATGCGCCTTCTGGTGGATGTCCACCAGATGGACTGGGACGAGGCGTGGGCCGTGACGCGCGCCACCTTCTCCTACACCAACCACACGCTCCTGCCCGAGGCGCTGGAGACCTGGCCGGTGCAGCTCTTCGAGCGGCTCCTGCCGCGCCAGATGCAGATCATCTACGCCATCAACGCCGAGGTGATCCGCGGCGCGCGCGCCGAGCGGGACTTCTCCGGCGAGGCCGTCTCGGCCATCTCGCTGATCGACGAGAACAACGGGCGGCGCGTGCGCATGGGCCAGATCGCCTTCGTGGGCTCCCACTCGGTCAACGGCGTCTCCGGCCTTCACACCGAGCTGATGAAGGAGACCGTGTTCGGCGACCTCCACCGCCTCTATCCCGAGCGCATCCAGAACAAGACCAACGGCGTCACGCCCCGCCGCTGGCTGCTCCAGTCCAATCCCGGCCTGACAGGGCTCATCTCCGAGGCTATCGGCGACGGGTTCAGGGACGATATCGAGAAGCTGATCGAGCTCGACCCGCTGGCTCAGGATGCCGGCTTCCGGGAGCGGTTCGCGGCGGTGAAGCGCGCCAACAAGGAGCGCCTCTGCGCCCAGATCGAGGACCGGCTGGCGACCTCCATCGACCCCTCGGCCATCTTCGACATCCAGGTCAAGCGCATCCACGAGTACAAGCGTCAGTTCCTGAACGTCATCGAGGCGGTGGCGCTCTACGAGCAGATCCGCGCCCATCCCGAGATCGACTGGACGCCGCGCGTCAAGATCTTCGCCGGCAAGGCCGCGCCCTCCTACGCGCAGGCCAAGGAGATCATCCGGCTGGCCGGCGACGTCTCGCGCGTCATCAATTCCGACCCGGCGGTGCGCAACCTCCTGAAGGTCGTCTTCATCCCCAACTACAATGTGAGCCTGGCCGAGATCATCATGCCGGCGGCCGACATCTCCGAGCAGATCTCGACGGCGGGGCTGGAAGCCTCGGGCACCGGCAACATGAAGTTCGCGCTGAACGGCGCGCTCACCATCGGCACGCTGGACGGGGCCAATGTGGAGATGCTGGAGCATCTGGGCGAGGAGAACATCTTCATCTTCGGGCTGAAGGCGGGCGAGGTGGCCGAGCTGCGCCGCAACGGCCATACCGGCCGGGGCGCCATCGAGGAGCAGCCGCTCCTGCGCTCGGCGCTCGATTCCATCGCATCCGGCGTGTTCTGCCAGGACGAGCCGGGCCGATACAGCGGCCTTGTCGACGCCATCCGCGACCGCGACTGGTGGATGATCGCGGCCGACTTCAAGGCCTATTGGGACACCCAGCGGCGGCTCGACGCGCTGTGGGGGGACCGGGCGCATTGGGACGCGATCGCCGTGCGCAACACGGCGCGCATGGGCTGGTTCTCCTCCGACCGGGCGATCCGGGAATATGCGAGGGACATCTGGCACACGCCGCCCTCGGCTTGA
- the pgi gene encoding glucose-6-phosphate isomerase: MGKFGLSLEQELESLGRKAAAGGIARRFAEDEGRFDALSFRLDDLLLDLSKCALGRDDLDALIRFARSQALEERRDAMFDGAPINATEGRAVLHVALRAEPADGYAVNGSSVGEEVEAVLSAMSGFCEGVRSGSIASSSGARFTDVVNIGIGGSDLGPVMVALALSPYHDGPRTHFVSNVDGAHIADTLKGLDPATTLFVVASKTFTTIETMTNAQTARRFIADALGEAAVGAHFCAVSTALDKVSAFGIGQERTFGFWDWVGGRYSVWSAIGLPVMLAIGPQRFREFLAGARALDRHFREAPLEKNLPVLLGLAGWWHRVAQGYPSRAVIPYDQRLSRLPAYLQQLDMESNGKHVGLDGARVSTPTGPLVWGEPGTNGQHAFFQLLHQGTDIVPVEFIVAANGHEDGLKEHQDLLLANCLAQSEALMKGRTLEEARRQLLDAGRSPDEAERIAPHREFSGDRPSITILYDRLTPFALGRLVALYEHRVFVEAQLFGINAFDQWGVELGKELATGLLPVVRGEETPEGRDASTRGLVRAIATMRS, from the coding sequence ATGGGGAAGTTTGGTTTGAGCCTGGAACAGGAACTGGAAAGCCTTGGTCGCAAGGCCGCGGCCGGGGGCATCGCCCGGCGCTTCGCGGAAGACGAGGGGCGCTTCGACGCGCTGTCCTTCCGGCTGGACGACCTTCTTCTCGATCTGTCCAAATGCGCGCTCGGGCGCGACGATCTCGACGCGCTGATCCGATTCGCCCGCTCGCAGGCGCTGGAGGAGCGGCGCGATGCCATGTTCGATGGCGCGCCGATCAACGCCACGGAGGGGCGCGCCGTCCTTCACGTCGCCCTGCGCGCCGAGCCCGCCGATGGCTACGCGGTGAACGGCTCGTCCGTGGGCGAGGAGGTGGAGGCGGTCCTCTCCGCCATGTCCGGCTTCTGCGAGGGGGTGCGCTCGGGCTCCATCGCCTCGTCCAGCGGGGCGCGCTTCACCGATGTCGTCAATATCGGCATCGGGGGGTCCGATCTCGGCCCCGTCATGGTGGCGCTGGCGCTTTCGCCCTATCATGACGGGCCGCGCACGCATTTCGTCTCCAACGTGGACGGCGCCCATATCGCCGATACGCTCAAGGGCCTCGATCCGGCCACGACCCTCTTCGTCGTCGCCTCCAAGACCTTCACCACCATCGAGACCATGACCAACGCGCAAACCGCGCGGCGCTTCATCGCCGATGCGCTGGGCGAGGCGGCGGTGGGGGCGCATTTCTGCGCCGTTTCCACGGCGCTCGACAAGGTGTCGGCCTTCGGCATCGGGCAGGAGCGCACCTTCGGCTTCTGGGACTGGGTCGGCGGGCGCTACTCGGTCTGGTCGGCCATCGGGCTGCCGGTGATGCTGGCCATCGGGCCGCAGCGCTTCCGGGAGTTCCTGGCCGGGGCGCGCGCGCTGGACCGGCACTTCCGAGAGGCGCCGCTGGAGAAGAACCTGCCCGTCCTCCTGGGCCTCGCCGGCTGGTGGCACCGGGTGGCGCAGGGCTACCCGTCGCGCGCGGTGATCCCCTACGACCAGCGCCTGTCGCGTCTGCCGGCCTATCTCCAGCAGCTCGACATGGAATCGAACGGCAAGCATGTGGGGCTCGACGGCGCGCGCGTTTCGACCCCCACCGGGCCGCTCGTGTGGGGCGAGCCCGGCACCAACGGCCAGCACGCCTTCTTCCAGCTCCTGCACCAGGGCACCGATATCGTGCCGGTGGAGTTCATCGTGGCCGCCAACGGCCATGAGGACGGGTTGAAGGAGCATCAGGATCTCCTGCTCGCCAACTGCCTGGCGCAGAGCGAGGCCCTGATGAAGGGCCGCACGCTGGAGGAGGCCCGCCGGCAGCTTCTGGATGCGGGCCGCTCGCCGGACGAGGCCGAGCGCATCGCGCCCCACCGCGAGTTCTCGGGCGACCGCCCCTCCATCACCATCCTCTACGACAGGCTGACGCCCTTCGCCCTCGGCCGCCTCGTCGCGCTCTACGAGCACCGCGTGTTCGTCGAGGCCCAGCTCTTCGGGATCAACGCCTTCGACCAATGGGGCGTGGAGCTCGGCAAGGAGCTGGCGACCGGCCTCCTGCCGGTCGTAAGGGGAGAGGAGACGCCCGAGGGGCGCGACGCCTCCACACGCGGCCTCGTCCGCGCCATCGCCACGATGAGGTCCTGA